One region of Exiguobacterium acetylicum genomic DNA includes:
- a CDS encoding BCCT family transporter, protein MENNRKSKITKVFMVSVIFCVLFTIWGILPESLIGAASLGNVTAKAQSFVSNGFGWLYLLGMSAFLIIAIFLIFSRFGSIRLGKDSDRPEYGLISWFAMLFSAGMGIGLVFWGVSEPLTHFHTPPVATDDPTEAARLAMRYSFFHWGLHPWALYAIVALAIAYSTFRKGRPATIGDTVASLMKPRYASAGKGTVEVLAIVATAFGVATSLGLGAQQISGGLNFLTSSIPNSFLTQMIIIVVVSVLYMMSAASGLDKGIVRLSNANIVLAVLLMIGVLFLGPFSFIMDLFVQTTGAYLQNLPVMSFRASAFNPDERGWINDWTIFYWAWWISWSPFVGTFIARVSKGRTIREFVIGIMLVPTIFGLLWFSVFGGSAIWNELFQNVDLISTVNDKGVETGMFALFETFGGLGTFLSIVAVFLITTFFITSADSATYVLGMLSSGGSLMPSLRIKLAWGIIQSSIAAVLLYAGGLSALQAAAVLAAFPFIFVVGMMVIALFKDLSEEPDAQKEVTDLKQDA, encoded by the coding sequence ATGGAAAATAATCGAAAAAGTAAGATCACAAAAGTCTTTATGGTATCCGTCATTTTCTGTGTGCTCTTTACCATATGGGGAATCTTACCGGAATCCCTAATCGGTGCAGCTAGTCTCGGAAATGTCACAGCTAAAGCACAATCCTTTGTCTCTAACGGATTTGGCTGGCTTTATCTTCTCGGCATGAGTGCTTTTTTAATCATTGCTATCTTTTTAATCTTTTCCCGCTTCGGTTCCATCCGACTTGGTAAGGATTCGGACCGTCCTGAATATGGTCTCATTTCTTGGTTTGCGATGCTCTTCAGTGCTGGTATGGGAATCGGTCTTGTCTTCTGGGGTGTCTCAGAGCCATTGACGCACTTCCATACACCGCCAGTCGCAACAGATGATCCAACGGAAGCAGCACGCCTCGCGATGCGCTATTCATTCTTCCACTGGGGATTACATCCTTGGGCATTATACGCGATCGTCGCGCTTGCGATCGCTTACTCTACATTCCGAAAAGGACGTCCAGCTACGATTGGTGACACGGTCGCTTCATTGATGAAGCCTCGGTATGCTTCTGCCGGTAAAGGTACCGTCGAAGTACTCGCCATCGTCGCAACGGCATTCGGTGTCGCGACGTCACTCGGTCTTGGTGCACAACAAATCTCAGGTGGACTGAACTTCCTAACGAGTAGTATTCCCAACTCCTTCCTGACACAAATGATTATCATTGTCGTTGTGTCTGTCCTTTACATGATGAGTGCGGCATCCGGACTCGATAAAGGAATCGTTCGTCTCAGTAACGCCAATATCGTCCTTGCCGTTCTGTTGATGATCGGTGTCCTGTTCCTCGGACCGTTCAGTTTCATCATGGACCTCTTCGTGCAAACAACAGGTGCTTATTTGCAAAACTTACCGGTCATGAGTTTCCGGGCATCTGCCTTTAATCCAGACGAACGCGGCTGGATCAACGATTGGACGATCTTCTACTGGGCATGGTGGATTTCCTGGTCACCATTCGTCGGAACGTTCATCGCCCGTGTCTCGAAAGGACGGACGATTCGTGAGTTCGTCATCGGGATTATGCTCGTCCCAACGATCTTTGGTCTCCTTTGGTTCTCTGTCTTCGGTGGCTCAGCGATCTGGAACGAACTGTTCCAAAACGTTGATTTGATCTCGACGGTTAACGATAAAGGAGTCGAAACCGGTATGTTCGCTCTGTTTGAGACATTCGGTGGCCTAGGCACATTCCTTAGCATCGTCGCTGTCTTCTTGATTACGACGTTCTTCATTACGTCGGCTGACTCCGCGACATATGTTCTCGGTATGCTATCGTCTGGTGGTAGTCTGATGCCAAGCTTACGCATCAAGCTTGCTTGGGGTATCATCCAGTCTTCAATCGCCGCCGTCTTACTGTATGCCGGAGGATTGAGTGCCCTACAGGCAGCAGCTGTTCTAGCTGCCTTCCCGTTCATCTTCGTCGTCGGCATGATGGTCATCGCCCTATTCAAAGATTTATCGGAAGAACCCGATGCGCAAAAAGAAGTCACAGACTTAAAACAAGATGCCTAA
- a CDS encoding NAD(P)H-dependent oxidoreductase, with the protein MEKQQQKQAILEAFQFRHATKAFNGQMIPEDDFRFILETARLSPSSFGYEPWNMLVIQNPEIRDALKQISWGAQGQLPTASHFVLFLARTGQQMQADGPHVTQMMDFLGLSEEAKAGRTKRYGLFLEEDFAIGDNPKAMEDWAAKQAYIALGNMMSTAAQIGIDSCPIEGFDQQAVEQLLVDRGLLDRSVFTVPVMVAFGYRADEPKREKQRRPLDEIVTFVE; encoded by the coding sequence ATGGAAAAACAACAACAAAAACAAGCGATTCTTGAAGCGTTTCAATTCCGTCACGCCACAAAGGCATTTAATGGTCAAATGATCCCAGAAGACGATTTTCGGTTCATTTTAGAAACGGCGCGTCTGTCACCGAGCTCGTTCGGATATGAGCCATGGAATATGCTCGTCATTCAAAATCCAGAAATCCGAGACGCATTAAAACAAATCTCTTGGGGCGCACAAGGACAATTGCCGACAGCGAGTCACTTCGTCTTATTCCTCGCCCGGACAGGACAGCAAATGCAGGCAGATGGTCCACATGTCACGCAGATGATGGATTTCCTTGGTCTATCTGAAGAAGCAAAAGCCGGACGGACGAAGCGTTACGGTCTGTTTTTAGAGGAGGACTTTGCGATTGGTGATAACCCGAAAGCGATGGAAGACTGGGCAGCAAAACAAGCCTATATTGCACTTGGAAACATGATGTCGACGGCAGCACAAATCGGAATCGATTCATGCCCAATCGAAGGATTCGACCAGCAAGCCGTCGAGCAATTACTCGTTGATCGTGGACTGCTCGATCGTTCTGTTTTCACGGTGCCGGTCATGGTCGCATTCGGTTACCGGGCAGACGAACCAAAACGTGAGAAGCAGCGCCGTCCGCTTGATGAAATCGTGACGTTCGTCGAGTAA
- the speE gene encoding polyamine aminopropyltransferase has product MEQKLKLWFTEHQTEDYGITFRVNHVYESEQTEFQRLEMVETDEFGTMLLLDGMVMTTDKDEFVYHEMVAHVPLFTHPNPKSVLVVGGGDGGVIREVLKHPSVEKAVLVEIDGKVIEYSKKYLPNIAGGLDDARVEVIVGDGFMHIAEAENEYDVIMVDSTEPVGPAVNLFTKGFYSGISKALKEDGIFVAQSDNPWFTPDLIRDVQRDVKEIFPITKLYIANVPTYPSGLWTFTIGSKKHDPLAVAPERFHEIDTKYYTPELHTAAFALPKFVKDLTNG; this is encoded by the coding sequence ATGGAACAAAAATTAAAGTTATGGTTCACGGAACACCAAACGGAAGATTACGGTATCACATTCCGTGTCAACCACGTTTATGAGAGCGAACAAACGGAGTTTCAACGCCTAGAGATGGTTGAAACGGACGAGTTCGGTACGATGTTGTTACTTGACGGAATGGTCATGACGACAGATAAGGACGAGTTCGTTTACCACGAGATGGTCGCGCACGTCCCATTGTTCACACACCCGAATCCTAAATCGGTTCTGGTCGTTGGTGGAGGAGATGGCGGAGTCATCCGTGAAGTCTTGAAACACCCGTCCGTCGAAAAAGCTGTTTTGGTTGAAATCGACGGAAAAGTCATCGAGTATTCGAAAAAATACCTCCCGAACATTGCAGGTGGATTGGACGATGCACGCGTCGAAGTCATCGTTGGGGATGGATTCATGCATATCGCAGAAGCAGAAAACGAGTATGATGTCATCATGGTCGACTCGACAGAACCAGTTGGTCCAGCGGTCAACTTGTTCACGAAAGGCTTCTACTCTGGTATTTCAAAAGCATTAAAAGAAGACGGCATTTTCGTCGCACAATCGGATAATCCATGGTTCACACCAGACTTGATCCGTGATGTTCAACGCGACGTCAAAGAAATCTTCCCGATCACGAAGCTCTACATCGCAAACGTTCCGACATACCCAAGTGGTCTTTGGACGTTCACGATCGGATCAAAGAAACACGATCCGCTTGCGGTCGCACCAGAGCGTTTCCACGAGATCGACACGAAGTATTACACGCCTGAGCTTCACACGGCAGCCTTCGCGCTTCCGAAGTTCGTTAAAGATTTGACGAACGGCTGA
- the speB gene encoding agmatinase, whose protein sequence is MRFDEAYSGKVFIASQPTHEDAKGILYGMPMDWTVSFRPGSRFGPARIREVSLGLEEYSPYLDGDIADAKLFDAGDIPLPFGNAQKSLDMIEEYVDSLLTAGKFPLGMGGEHLVTWPVVKAFDKHYDDFVVLHFDAHTDLRDEYEGEPLSHSTPLKKIANLIGPENCYSFGIRSGMKEEFEWAKTSGYNLFKYEIVEPLRQVLPTLAGKKVYVTIDIDVLDPSAAPGTGTQEIGGVTTKELLEVVHMIARADVDVIGADLVEVCPAYDQSDMTAIAAAKVLREMMIGFIK, encoded by the coding sequence ATGCGTTTTGATGAAGCATATTCAGGAAAAGTCTTTATCGCGAGTCAACCGACTCACGAAGATGCAAAAGGAATTTTATACGGCATGCCGATGGACTGGACGGTTAGTTTTCGTCCGGGTTCGCGATTCGGTCCGGCACGTATCCGTGAAGTCTCACTTGGTCTAGAAGAATATAGCCCATACTTAGATGGTGACATCGCCGACGCGAAGTTGTTTGACGCGGGAGATATCCCGTTACCATTCGGGAATGCACAAAAATCACTTGATATGATTGAAGAATACGTCGATTCGTTACTGACAGCAGGCAAGTTCCCGCTCGGTATGGGTGGCGAACATTTAGTCACATGGCCCGTCGTCAAAGCGTTCGATAAACACTATGATGATTTCGTCGTGCTTCACTTTGATGCACATACGGACTTACGTGACGAGTATGAAGGAGAGCCATTGTCGCACTCGACACCACTTAAGAAAATCGCAAACTTGATCGGACCAGAGAATTGCTATTCATTCGGAATTCGTTCAGGGATGAAAGAAGAGTTCGAATGGGCGAAGACGTCAGGCTACAACCTCTTCAAATACGAGATCGTCGAGCCGCTTCGTCAAGTTCTTCCGACACTTGCCGGTAAAAAGGTCTATGTCACGATCGACATCGATGTGCTAGATCCATCAGCAGCACCAGGAACAGGAACACAAGAAATCGGTGGAGTGACGACGAAGGAACTGCTCGAAGTCGTTCACATGATCGCACGAGCAGACGTCGACGTCATCGGCGCGGATTTGGTAGAAGTATGCCCAGCGTATGATCAATCCGACATGACAGCGATCGCGGCAGCAAAAGTATTACGCGAAATGATGATTGGGTTCATTAAATAA
- a CDS encoding LysE family translocator encodes MFTTGFGIGFALAAPVGPIGLLCMQRTLRHGRISGIVSGLGAATADFTYGLLALSGFSLVQSLLTQASWMQLIGSLFLCYIGWSMFKASSNASISDTASSRLSAYLSVLLLTFLNPMTITLFLALFARFELTMTNGQDAFLFLIGIFLGSAAWWIILANITHLLKHQLATPVLRIIQWTSAILISGFGAFGVIQFFL; translated from the coding sequence ATGTTTACGACTGGTTTTGGAATCGGATTTGCGTTAGCGGCCCCCGTCGGTCCAATCGGCCTTTTATGCATGCAACGGACTCTTCGACATGGACGAATTTCCGGCATCGTTTCCGGACTCGGAGCCGCAACGGCAGACTTCACTTATGGATTGCTTGCATTATCTGGTTTTTCACTTGTCCAATCTTTACTCACCCAAGCATCCTGGATGCAACTGATCGGCAGTCTGTTTTTGTGTTACATCGGCTGGTCGATGTTTAAAGCTTCTTCGAACGCCTCGATTTCCGATACAGCCTCATCACGGTTAAGTGCCTATCTGTCCGTCTTACTCCTGACGTTCTTGAACCCGATGACAATCACGCTATTCCTGGCGTTGTTTGCACGCTTTGAGTTGACGATGACGAACGGACAGGATGCGTTTTTATTTCTGATCGGTATTTTTCTTGGTTCTGCCGCTTGGTGGATCATCTTAGCGAACATCACACACCTGCTCAAGCATCAGCTTGCGACACCCGTTCTACGCATCATCCAATGGACATCCGCTATTCTGATCAGCGGATTCGGTGCGTTCGGGGTCATTCAGTTCTTCCTCTGA
- a CDS encoding Lrp/AsnC family transcriptional regulator translates to MDSYDLKIINFLKKDARMKWSTLAQHIGLSAPAVAERVARLQEQGIIRQLTTVLDPSSFDYRLAAFVAVSLERPEHRAPFLKRVQELEHVLECHHVAGDDDYLLKIRCRDTEQLDEIITYQIKGLPGILRTKTTIIMRTEKESLHFPLPEVD, encoded by the coding sequence ATGGATTCCTATGATTTAAAAATTATTAATTTTTTGAAAAAGGATGCCCGGATGAAATGGTCAACACTTGCACAACACATCGGCTTATCGGCACCGGCTGTTGCAGAGCGCGTCGCTCGCTTACAAGAGCAAGGTATCATCCGTCAGTTGACGACGGTGCTAGACCCTTCCTCCTTTGACTATCGCCTTGCTGCATTCGTCGCTGTTTCACTCGAGCGACCAGAACATCGAGCACCATTTCTAAAACGAGTTCAAGAACTTGAACATGTACTGGAATGCCATCACGTCGCTGGGGACGATGACTATTTACTCAAAATACGCTGTCGGGACACGGAACAGCTTGATGAAATCATCACCTACCAGATTAAAGGGCTACCAGGTATCCTGCGGACAAAAACGACGATCATCATGCGCACGGAAAAGGAATCGCTTCATTTTCCGTTACCCGAGGTCGACTGA
- a CDS encoding DUF4397 domain-containing protein produces the protein MKKLLSFVTATLLFALFVLPVGAADDAMVRVIHASPDAPAVDIAVDGKKAVSGAKFKDVTDYLTLPAGEHKVEVFAAGTTKDPVLSQTLNVEAGKFYSVAAIGKLADIKLAVMEDNGKGEDGKSMVRVAHFAPDAPAVDVAPKGGDPLFSNLEFSKVSDYGTLDAGTYDLEVRPAGATDVVKALDGVKLDSGKNYTALAIGLLEGEPAFEVLLIPDGGEMASMPETGLGGSSDTASATPWAVAAAAAALLVGTAYVVRRKQNA, from the coding sequence ATGAAGAAACTCTTATCGTTTGTGACCGCTACGTTACTGTTTGCACTATTCGTGCTACCAGTAGGCGCAGCAGATGACGCAATGGTTCGTGTCATTCATGCTTCACCAGATGCTCCGGCAGTCGATATCGCGGTCGATGGCAAAAAAGCGGTATCAGGAGCAAAATTCAAAGATGTCACAGATTATCTCACACTACCAGCTGGCGAACATAAAGTAGAAGTATTCGCTGCAGGAACTACGAAAGATCCTGTGCTCTCTCAAACACTCAACGTAGAAGCTGGTAAATTCTATTCGGTCGCAGCAATCGGCAAACTAGCTGATATCAAACTCGCGGTCATGGAAGACAACGGTAAAGGCGAAGATGGAAAATCAATGGTTCGTGTCGCACACTTTGCACCAGATGCACCAGCTGTTGATGTCGCACCAAAAGGTGGAGATCCACTCTTCAGTAACCTTGAATTCTCGAAAGTCTCTGACTACGGTACACTCGATGCAGGTACGTATGACCTCGAAGTCCGTCCTGCAGGCGCAACGGATGTCGTCAAAGCACTGGATGGCGTCAAACTCGACAGTGGCAAAAACTATACAGCACTCGCAATCGGCTTACTTGAAGGCGAACCAGCATTTGAAGTCCTCTTGATCCCAGACGGTGGTGAAATGGCATCAATGCCAGAAACAGGACTTGGTGGTTCATCTGATACGGCTTCTGCTACACCATGGGCAGTCGCAGCAGCAGCAGCTGCCTTGTTAGTAGGAACAGCGTATGTCGTCCGTCGTAAACAAAACGCTTAA
- a CDS encoding class F sortase: MSSVVNKTLKSSLLLLLVLAGCQSGSPPDATKPEKPKQTETTTSSSSTPSEKVDEEAFIPTRITIPTLDVKANIEVVGKDKQGRMDVPKQTDQVAWYKYGAKAGQTGNVVLAGHLDDQEGPAVFYDLAKMKKGQRIEVTGKAGQQVSYVVTNVMSYPVDEAPVGSIFGATVMNKLTLISCIGTFSESKGYDQRLVVTAEQDE; the protein is encoded by the coding sequence ATGTCGTCCGTCGTAAACAAAACGCTTAAGAGTAGTCTTCTTCTCCTACTCGTATTAGCCGGATGTCAATCGGGATCACCTCCAGATGCTACAAAGCCGGAAAAACCAAAACAAACCGAAACAACGACGTCTTCTTCGTCCACTCCATCTGAAAAGGTGGATGAAGAGGCGTTCATACCAACGCGTATTACAATTCCGACGCTCGATGTGAAAGCGAACATCGAAGTCGTCGGGAAAGATAAACAAGGCCGGATGGATGTTCCGAAACAGACCGATCAGGTTGCTTGGTATAAGTACGGAGCAAAAGCCGGACAAACCGGAAATGTCGTACTAGCCGGACACTTGGATGATCAAGAAGGTCCCGCTGTGTTTTATGATTTAGCCAAGATGAAAAAAGGGCAACGAATTGAAGTGACGGGAAAAGCAGGACAACAGGTATCGTACGTGGTGACGAACGTCATGTCCTATCCTGTCGATGAAGCACCTGTCGGATCAATCTTCGGTGCGACCGTCATGAATAAACTGACGCTCATTTCATGTATAGGTACGTTTTCAGAATCAAAAGGATACGATCAGCGTCTTGTCGTCACAGCAGAACAAGACGAGTAA
- a CDS encoding globin-coupled sensor protein, producing the protein MRNPFKSKTTSAYQATIGFPDSRLITKTADPDLTSRLVYMGYTEEQLQTLKSMAPVVQGILDEVLEQVLDHLLLNPEMATIAKQSSTRERLKKVFADYFTSLLTGNMDESFLAMRTRMGQTHKHNFVPVTWFIASYAAFQTLLIPKIVEHYQHDPAQLTTAVLALTHAMNLDAQIVTSQYVDSRLHEVTAANESRRQLLTDVVRVSQEVASSVEHTDHAIIETSRRASQVLAETAQTEQTSQQLVQMTIANERQMQQMEQQFAQSTQQVGTSLESIHELKTTSDDIVQMTQSIEAIANQTNLLALNASIEAARAGEHGKGFAVVATEVRNLAENAKSLSSSINGLIQKNNGNITQLVSQMEDITRANTASQQELQQVKQGIQTVKSEMENSLTLFGRNKENLGQIVETIQGLSKTTQGLTTLTTDLVAASETH; encoded by the coding sequence GTGCGTAACCCTTTTAAAAGTAAGACTACTTCGGCTTATCAAGCTACCATCGGCTTTCCTGATTCCCGTCTCATCACAAAGACGGCAGATCCTGATCTCACATCCCGTCTCGTATACATGGGATATACAGAAGAACAGCTACAGACACTTAAATCGATGGCACCTGTCGTTCAAGGGATTTTAGATGAAGTCCTTGAGCAAGTTCTCGATCACCTTCTATTAAATCCAGAGATGGCAACGATTGCGAAACAATCATCGACACGCGAACGACTGAAGAAAGTCTTCGCCGACTACTTCACGAGTCTACTGACAGGAAATATGGATGAGTCATTCCTCGCGATGCGGACGCGAATGGGACAGACGCATAAACATAACTTTGTTCCCGTCACTTGGTTCATCGCTTCGTATGCTGCGTTTCAGACGTTGTTGATTCCAAAAATCGTTGAACATTATCAGCATGACCCAGCGCAACTGACGACAGCCGTACTCGCCTTGACACATGCGATGAACTTAGATGCTCAAATCGTGACGAGCCAGTACGTCGATTCTCGTCTTCATGAAGTGACAGCAGCGAACGAGTCGCGTCGTCAACTTTTGACAGACGTCGTCCGTGTCAGTCAAGAAGTCGCAAGCTCGGTTGAGCACACGGATCATGCCATCATTGAGACGAGTCGTCGCGCCTCACAAGTATTAGCAGAAACAGCTCAGACAGAGCAGACGAGTCAGCAACTCGTCCAAATGACAATTGCCAACGAACGACAGATGCAACAGATGGAGCAACAATTCGCTCAATCAACACAACAAGTCGGTACTTCGCTTGAAAGCATCCATGAATTGAAGACGACATCGGATGACATCGTCCAGATGACGCAAAGCATCGAAGCGATCGCCAATCAGACGAACTTACTCGCGTTGAATGCTTCGATTGAAGCAGCACGTGCCGGTGAACACGGTAAAGGTTTTGCTGTCGTCGCGACTGAAGTCCGGAACCTCGCTGAAAACGCAAAATCGTTGAGTAGTAGCATCAACGGTCTGATTCAAAAGAACAATGGTAATATCACACAACTCGTTTCGCAGATGGAAGACATCACACGCGCCAACACCGCATCTCAGCAAGAATTGCAACAAGTTAAACAAGGAATTCAAACCGTTAAGAGTGAGATGGAGAACTCCCTCACCTTATTTGGACGTAACAAGGAAAACCTCGGGCAAATCGTCGAGACGATCCAAGGACTCAGTAAGACGACACAAGGGTTGACGACATTGACGACGGATCTTGTCGCTGCTTCCGAAACACATTAA
- a CDS encoding cation transporter, whose protein sequence is MKETTLSVIGMTCNHCKASVESALSEVEGVQQATVSLEQNQVTVQHEDVPRERLVDAIEEIGYDVPTA, encoded by the coding sequence ATGAAAGAAACAACATTATCTGTTATCGGTATGACATGCAATCACTGTAAAGCGAGTGTCGAATCCGCTCTATCTGAAGTCGAAGGTGTACAACAGGCAACTGTCTCACTTGAACAAAACCAGGTTACAGTCCAGCACGAGGATGTTCCTCGTGAACGTCTCGTCGATGCGATTGAAGAGATCGGCTATGATGTGCCGACTGCATAA
- a CDS encoding heavy metal translocating P-type ATPase: protein MSKTIEFDIEGMTCAACSARIEKVLNRMDGVEATVNLPLETARVSISDAYDDQAIIEKIRKIGYGATVKQAPHATKSNRRMLYRFMIAALLSLPLLASMLTHIPNSPFHLPFLMNPWLQFALATPVQFIIGAPFYSGAYKSLRSGSANMDVLVALGTSAAYFYSVAEMLLVSDMPHLYFETSAILITLVLLGKVLEDRAKQQTTGAIKSLLSLQAKEAVVLEDGKERVVSIEAIQTGMILLVKPGNKIPTDGIIRAGDAYLDESMLTGESAPVHKTVGASVIGGTLNTNGSLQVEATKIGQSTVLAQIIRVVEQAQTEKAPIQRQADRISGVFVPIVVAIALLTLAAWWMISGSFAEAIRPAIAVLVIACPCALGLATPTSIMVGTGKGAERGILFKGGAQLENLQHVDAVVFDKTGTLTVGRPVVVETFGTETALDFAAALERQSEHPLARAITAERDVVFDIERFHVESGRGITGQIMGHDLIVGSARMIQERNIILPDWTSPGATLVYVAVDGEVAAGYAIRDALKDSAKETIQQLRETKEVYLLTGDRREVADHLATELGLDPAFVFADVLPIEKADVIQSLQQTKRVAMVGDGINDAPALVTADVGIALGSGTDVALEAADVTLLGHDLKQVLLAIELSEQTMKNIRQNLVFALGYNTIGIPVAFFGLLAPWLAGAAMAFSSVSVVTNALRLKRTPLSKGGTSS, encoded by the coding sequence ATGTCAAAAACGATTGAGTTCGATATTGAAGGCATGACGTGTGCCGCCTGCTCCGCCCGGATTGAAAAAGTCCTCAACCGGATGGACGGAGTCGAAGCAACGGTCAACTTGCCGCTTGAAACCGCTCGTGTCTCGATTTCCGATGCCTATGACGATCAAGCAATCATCGAAAAAATCCGAAAAATCGGCTACGGGGCAACGGTCAAACAAGCACCACACGCAACAAAATCGAATCGCCGGATGCTGTATCGCTTTATGATCGCGGCCCTTCTATCGTTACCGTTGCTCGCGAGCATGCTGACGCATATTCCGAACAGTCCGTTCCACCTTCCATTCTTGATGAATCCGTGGCTACAGTTTGCTTTAGCGACACCGGTGCAATTCATCATCGGAGCGCCCTTCTATAGTGGGGCTTATAAAAGTTTACGGAGCGGGAGTGCCAACATGGATGTCCTCGTTGCACTCGGAACATCGGCAGCTTACTTTTATTCCGTTGCTGAAATGTTGCTCGTCTCTGATATGCCGCATCTCTACTTTGAGACGAGCGCGATTTTGATTACACTCGTCTTGCTCGGGAAAGTCCTCGAAGACCGTGCGAAACAACAGACGACGGGAGCGATTAAAAGCCTGCTCTCCCTACAAGCAAAAGAAGCCGTCGTCTTAGAGGACGGGAAGGAACGAGTCGTTTCGATTGAGGCAATTCAAACCGGGATGATCTTACTCGTAAAACCTGGAAACAAAATTCCGACAGATGGTATCATTCGTGCAGGCGACGCGTATCTCGATGAATCGATGTTGACCGGTGAATCTGCGCCTGTTCATAAAACGGTTGGGGCATCCGTCATTGGCGGTACGCTGAATACGAACGGATCTTTACAAGTCGAAGCGACAAAAATCGGACAATCGACGGTTCTCGCACAAATCATTCGCGTCGTCGAACAAGCACAGACTGAAAAGGCACCGATTCAACGACAAGCCGATCGAATTTCTGGTGTGTTCGTGCCGATCGTCGTTGCCATTGCGCTTCTGACGTTAGCCGCTTGGTGGATGATCAGCGGATCCTTTGCGGAAGCGATTCGTCCTGCCATCGCGGTGCTCGTCATCGCTTGTCCATGTGCACTCGGACTTGCGACACCGACTTCGATCATGGTCGGAACCGGAAAAGGGGCTGAACGAGGGATTCTCTTTAAAGGGGGCGCTCAACTCGAGAATCTTCAACATGTCGATGCTGTCGTCTTTGATAAGACTGGAACACTGACAGTCGGTCGCCCCGTCGTCGTCGAAACGTTCGGTACGGAGACAGCGCTCGATTTCGCTGCTGCGCTTGAACGGCAATCGGAACACCCTCTTGCTCGCGCCATCACAGCAGAACGGGATGTCGTCTTTGATATCGAACGGTTCCACGTCGAATCAGGACGTGGGATCACAGGACAAATCATGGGACATGATCTCATCGTCGGATCGGCGCGAATGATACAGGAACGAAACATCATTCTTCCTGATTGGACATCACCTGGAGCGACACTCGTATACGTCGCTGTCGATGGAGAAGTTGCGGCCGGATACGCCATCCGTGACGCGCTAAAAGATTCAGCGAAAGAAACGATCCAGCAGTTGCGAGAGACTAAGGAAGTGTATCTCTTGACCGGTGATCGTCGTGAAGTCGCCGATCATTTAGCAACAGAACTGGGACTGGATCCAGCTTTCGTCTTTGCTGACGTTTTGCCGATTGAAAAGGCAGATGTCATTCAGTCACTTCAACAAACGAAACGTGTCGCGATGGTCGGAGACGGTATCAATGATGCCCCTGCTCTTGTAACGGCCGATGTCGGCATCGCGCTCGGTAGCGGAACGGACGTTGCCCTTGAAGCAGCAGACGTGACGTTACTTGGACACGACTTGAAACAAGTCTTACTTGCAATCGAGCTGAGTGAGCAGACGATGAAAAACATTCGTCAAAATCTTGTCTTCGCACTTGGCTACAATACGATCGGTATCCCGGTTGCTTTTTTCGGACTGCTTGCCCCATGGCTTGCGGGTGCCGCCATGGCATTCAGCTCTGTCTCTGTCGTGACGAATGCGTTACGATTAAAACGTACCCCACTATCTAAAGGAGGAACATCATCATGA
- a CDS encoding metal-sensitive transcriptional regulator, producing MTHDHPVVPRTNEEQDALMKRLKRIEGQVRGIANMVSEDRYCIDILTQTASIQAALRQVELQIIERHVKMCMHEVATRQDSTDAYVDELMAVIARLKK from the coding sequence ATGACACACGATCACCCCGTCGTTCCACGAACGAACGAAGAACAAGATGCGTTGATGAAACGGCTAAAGCGCATCGAAGGGCAAGTCCGTGGCATTGCCAATATGGTATCTGAAGATCGGTATTGTATCGACATCTTAACGCAAACGGCATCGATTCAAGCAGCATTACGACAAGTCGAACTACAAATCATCGAGCGCCACGTCAAGATGTGCATGCATGAAGTCGCCACCCGTCAAGACAGCACGGACGCTTACGTCGATGAGTTGATGGCGGTCATCGCTCGATTGAAAAAGTAA